The window CAAGCACTCCATACCCTTGCTCATTCTCTCAAACAAACCCAAAGACTTCTCGATTTCCCCTTCCTCAAATGAATACCTTATAAGGACATTATATGTCTGGACATTAGGCTCACAACCTTGGCTCTTCATTCTCTCCAAAAGCTTCATAGCTCGATCAATCTTCCTAGCATGACACAGGCCTCGGATCAAGACGGTGTAGGTAACCACATTTGGAACATAACCTTTTTCAATCATATCATCAAAGACTGACACAGCATCCTCCACGTTGCCCTTCTTACAGATTACCTGAATTAAAGCATTATAAGTCGCTGTTGACGGTACGCATCCTTCTTTAGTCATTTCGTCAAACACTTTGCGAGCTTTGTCCAGCTGCCCGGATACACCCAACCCATGCAGTACGGTAGTGTATGACACGACGTCAGGCTTACAGTTCTCGTCGGTGATGCATCTGTTCTTCATCTGGAGGAAGAAGTCCCACGCATGCTGCAACTGTCCAGAACGGAAGAAGCCTTTGAGAATAATGTTATATGTGGCTTTCGTTGGGGCAATCCCGGACTCAACCATCTGCCGCAGGATGTCGAGCGCACGGGAGGTGTCCTTGACGCGGCACCATCCGTCGGCGAGGGTGTTGTACGTGACCGCGTCAGGGGGGAACCGCCGCTCGAGGGCACGGACGAGGGAGGCGGCCTTGCCGGCGTGCCGCGACTTCACGAGGGCGTCGAGGAGGGAGTTGAAGAGCGGGAGGTCCTGCGCGACGCCGTGGGAGCGGTGGAGCGAGAGGAAGAGCCGGACTGCGAGGTCGGGGCGGCGCTGCGACACCGCAAACCGCTCGAACAGGATCGGGAACGTGCGCGGGGTGAAGGCGAGCCCGTGGCGCGGGAAGAGCGCGAGGACGGAGCTCGTGAGCTGGCGCGGGTGGCGCAGGCgcgcggcgaggtcgagcgCGAGATCGGCAGTGCACGGGGAGAGCTCGCGCGTGCCTGGCGGGAGGCGGAGCAGGGCGTGGAAGAAGAGCAGGGCGCGTGGAGCGTGGTGCCACAGGAGCTTGAGGACGGCGTTGGCCACGGGGGCCGGGATCGGGAGCGAGtgtgcgggcgcggcggcgaggagggacgCCGAGAGCGACCGCGCCGACGCGGCGGTCAGCGTGGAGGACGGGTGGTTCAGGACTAGCGCGGCGATCTGGCGCGGGCACAGGGGTGGTTTGgatgggggcgccggcgtggtgggcgcggcggcggttggggaaggcggcggcggtggcggcatcgGGCAATTTCGCGGCGAGGAGTTTTTTCCCCCCGTTTTCTTCCGGTGATGGAAATGGAGTTGATTTTACATGTGAGTATGGGCCGTCAGCAACTTTCAGACCGATATGGATATTGGACCGACAACGGCCCAGTAGTTGCCCTTGTTTCCTACTCCGTACTGTCGCTAAATAAAAAGTAAAGTCTATTTTTAGCCGTCTAACAATCGACCCCGTCCAGTTTTGACAATATAACTCTAAAAATCAGATATCCATATCCACTCAACTCTTAAAAATGGTCATATTTGACCATCATAGTGATTTTATTGATATGAACCTCACATCGCAGTGGGATCTACCTATCAGCTCTCATATCacctctctctttcttctctcctcccccttctctcttatCTCCTATCCTATCCCTCTCCCTCTCACCTTGTGCCGTCGCCACCCTCCCCCCGCGCGCCTCTCCAACTCGCTAGGCCGGCGACGCTAGCCTGCAGCGGAGGTCGAGCGGTGCtggcccgcggcggaggagacgCAGGCGCACGGAGGGGGACAAACGACGCGGCGCGCACGCCTATGGATGGGGCcagaggcggtggcgcggcctcACGAGCGCGTGCGGTGGCACGAGTAGGACGTGCGATGGTGGCGCGTGCACGGTCCAGGCTGCTCTGCTCATGGCGCAACAGCGCGCAAGCAGAGCAGAAGCAGTGCAGGGGCAGGTGCAATCGGCAAGGCACATGCACGCGAGGAGTGGGAACGGTGCGAATCTGGGCAGCATGCAGCGCAGGAGGTTGGCTCGGCGCGAGGGGCACGAGGCAGCGGCCGCGAGCCTGTACCGCTCGAGCTTCGCCGCGAGCTAGCGCCGCCAGCTTGGCAAGCTAGAGAGGCGCGTGAGGGGAGGGCGGCAGCCGGCGCAAGGTGAGAGGAGAGAATAGAGAGGGAGATGAGATAAGAAAGAGAGATGAAAGAAGAGGGCTGACAGATGGTACCCACCAGCATGTGGTGTCTACGTCTGCAAAACCACCACGATTGCCAAATATGACTGGTTTTGAGAGTTGAGTGTCTACGGATGTCTGATTTTAGAGTTGCATTGTTAAAACCAGATGTAGTTGATAGTTAGATGGCCGAAAATGGACTTTACTAAAAAAAATAACAAGAGGACCGAGCAAGTGCTCGGTTGGTCAGCCGAGCGGGTGCTCTGGCTGCCCAGCCGGGTTGAGTGTTGAtaaggctatctccaaccattccccccatccaactcctctcaaacgtactatttactatattttactacctccctccaaaagatttctccccctataactctttctctccaaccattccccccatatctattccccctatatactatcactcattaactaactatttatttaacattttttaatttaaaaaaatcatacagtatttgtactgtcataatacgcattatcatcatgttacggggctcaaacgggattaatatcgcgaagaaacgGTATGATTTAAGATATAGagggagttgaaactcactcTATATgtggggggagttgaaactccccccacATATAGGGGGAGCTGTGGGGGAGCAGTTGGAGCGCTCGCTCCCCTCAAAGCCCCCCCTACTTAGGGTGGGGGGGCGGTTTAGGGTGCGCTCTTGGAGCAAGCCTAACGACATGGGTGTCCCGTCTAGGATGTCCTGGTACATACACGCATGCATGTGCGTTCATACTTTGTGTTTCCCGCGCATGGAGAATTTAGGCTCTCCAATCTTTTCTACGATGTACACTTCTATGGTTTGTACATAAT is drawn from Panicum virgatum strain AP13 chromosome 1N, P.virgatum_v5, whole genome shotgun sequence and contains these coding sequences:
- the LOC120656802 gene encoding pentatricopeptide repeat-containing protein At1g74900, mitochondrial-like, which codes for MPPPPPPSPTAAAPTTPAPPSKPPLCPRQIAALVLNHPSSTLTAASARSLSASLLAAAPAHSLPIPAPVANAVLKLLWHHAPRALLFFHALLRLPPGTRELSPCTADLALDLAARLRHPRQLTSSVLALFPRHGLAFTPRTFPILFERFAVSQRRPDLAVRLFLSLHRSHGVAQDLPLFNSLLDALVKSRHAGKAASLVRALERRFPPDAVTYNTLADGWCRVKDTSRALDILRQMVESGIAPTKATYNIILKGFFRSGQLQHAWDFFLQMKNRCITDENCKPDVVSYTTVLHGLGVSGQLDKARKVFDEMTKEGCVPSTATYNALIQVICKKGNVEDAVSVFDDMIEKGYVPNVVTYTVLIRGLCHARKIDRAMKLLERMKSQGCEPNVQTYNVLIRYSFEEGEIEKSLGLFERMSKGMECLPNQDTYNIIISAMFVRKRAEDMAVAARMVVDMVDRGYLPRRFMFNRVLNGLMLTGNQELSRELLRMQEKYARLRREIRL